CAGGAGAAGAACCGGAGgaacaggaagaggaggaggggacAGCAGACAGAGTCGCCTGCGGATGAGACTCCAGCAGCAATGGGGATGGATGCTGATGAGGTGTACCACCCGGTGCAGTGCTCTGAATGCTCCACTGAGGTGGCCGTGTTCGATAAAGATGAGGTTTACCACTTCTTCAACATCCTGGCCAGCCACTGCTGACAAGGACTGAACGAGGTCTGAGCTGGACTTTGTCTCTAACTTCACACCTGGTGGCTCAGATCATTGTCTTTATATCCAAAATGCTCACCAAAGCAGAGCTAAAGGGGAGTGAACACTGGACGTGTGCTCATCACTTTAAATTAACgctgttattgttctgtatttgcAGGATGTGTAAAtgtccattttctttttcttttttttttgcaaataagATCATGGCGCCAGTGATAACttgtcagtgttgtgtttacagCAGTTACAACagcttttttcagcttttttccttCAGCATCACGGCTGAGATGGCAAATCAGTCTGTGATCAGTCGCCTGATCATGTTTATCATACACATTTTGAACACATTGTTCCACAGGTACCAAAAATGAAATCCTTTTCAGGATTAGAAAAAATGTCCCAGCTCATATCTGTAAAACTTTAAGTGCTGCGCCTGAACACAACCTTTTGCCGCTGACTCCGGTGTTCTTGTGTCTTGTCTTGCTGCGTGTGTAATTTGGAGAGCAAAAAATGTTGGGAGTAGAAAATTTAAATCGGTCAAACAAATCTGATTTATTAAGGTACAGGTCAGCTGTTGCATTTAGATTTCATaatgcagctctcctctggatgAATCCTACACTTCATCTCCTCCCACTTGATTACACAAATTCCTCATCAATTTCTGACAGGATAGTTTGCCCCTATATTAAAACATATTGATTTTCCTTTAGCTTCCCCTCATTAATCTGAATTACAATGCTGTTTATATTAACAAGAACATGATCAAACCTGTCCTTTGTTTTATtagattttgtgttattttattagCAGAATACTTCAACACTCATAGTGTCTGCTTGTTTTCGACCAATTTGCACCGCTGTAGTTAGAATGCTGGTCATTATTGTGCATTGTTAGTAGAGCAACCACAGAACTTTCTACGACTATCAGTgtatttttgcaattttgccATCATGCTAATTTGGCCTGTGTAATTGGCCATAAATAATATAGACTAAATCACACTGAAAAACTTGAGACTTCTAAAAGTTTTAcatttgctgctgtttttattttttaaaatgcaaaaaacagttttctgaAACTTTTGAAAGGCTACATCATTTTTCCTTGACAAATAATCTCGTCTGAGATGGGTAATTTTCAGCATATGCATGCTGCCACAGTTATGGCTTCGGTAAGTAAATGTTCTGATGTCCATCAGAATTGTAGGAATAGAGATCATACCAACTGTGTACAAGTCTGCCTCACTTGTACACAGTTGGTATGATCATAATATAGTTTCCTGACGTTTAATTGGTAGTTAACTGATTTCATAAATATCTGTACTTCTTAAGGAAATGTGTTTCAAACTGGGGAGTATAGCATTTTGTTGGGGAATCTATTCAGCCATGGAATGATCCACATTTAGTGCTTTAGTGAGTGTTTGGGCCAGTAgagtgctttggtttggggggGGGCGACTCAAAATCTGTTTTAAAGAACCAAGATATTTGATGCTTAATGGAAAGAAAATACACTAAGATGGGCACTCGGTTAAGGCAAAGCAAGATAAACAAGCACATAAAAATAGAGCTGCTGTTCTGAAACACAGAGTATAAATCCATCTTTGATGTGGTGTTGAAAGTTACTTttgactcttattttgaaattagGAAGGTGGAACACCCTGGTGTGCGTCACAATCATACGGTTGAACGCTGAGTTGTGATTTGCCGGAAACCAGCGCCTCACGATTAAACCTTACGTGAGCAGAAAACACCTCACCACGAAACATAAAGAGGATAAGAGCCGCGAGGAAGGAACAAAGTTGATTTTAAAAGTTAGGACCATGGCACTTGGAGAGTGTTGGAAGCAGTTATCCTGGTTTTACTACCAGTATCTTCTGGTGACAGCCTTGTACATGCTGGAGCCCTGGGAGAGGACGGTGTTCAGTATCCTTTTTCCGTGTTGAAGTGGCTTCTGAAGGGATGTACGACCGAGCTAATTTGCTACCTTTAGCCGAACGCTAGCCTGACTGACCTAGATCTTTCACTGATGGCGCTAACTTTACGTAAAAGTAAACATGGCTTCAGTTGTTTGTATAAACCATTTACAGCATTTAAACACATGAGCGGTGATTTATGGCAAATGCGGCATATAGACCGAGTCGGCCCTTGGTATCGTTGAAAGCTAAAGAGTTCACAGCTTAGTCAATTCTGAATTGAACACTCATCCGCCACATTGTAGAGACGGCTCTAAATGTTATTCTACAAGTTATGTGTTTTAATCTGTAATTGATTTGTCTATAAACGGATGAAAACTGGAGCGATGTGTGCGTAAACCGCTTCCTAGTTCATAACCTAGTTGACATAACATAAAGAAACGTGTTTGTAGTGACAGACTTGAGTAAAGCGTCAAATTCCTTTCATTGATACATTAAAGAATGTTTCACACTTTGTTGTAGTGCTGTGTACTTTGCCTTTCATATAGAAAACAAGCTTTCAAGTCCAGCGTTTGTGCGGTTAGTTGACTCTGGGCGGCATCAAAGCTAAGCTAGCTTCAGCTACTTTAAGAGAGTCGGTCAGGTGATTGTCGCGTGAAGTACATACAC
This is a stretch of genomic DNA from Pelmatolapia mariae isolate MD_Pm_ZW linkage group LG16_19, Pm_UMD_F_2, whole genome shotgun sequence. It encodes these proteins:
- the sptssa gene encoding serine palmitoyltransferase small subunit A, translated to MALGECWKQLSWFYYQYLLVTALYMLEPWERTVFNSLLISVAGMAIYTGYVFMPQHIMAILHYFEVIQ